ttgtttttctttaattccTTTATCCTTACTAGTAGGCTAGTAGCTAAGCAAGcgaacatatattatattagaaATTTATTCAAACAGATAATTGAAAACGTATAATTTAATCACATGCATGGTGCACTATAATATGACCTTTGCGCATcctagttataaaaaaaattacacaagaACACAACGCATAATAATCTTATGATAAAGTAATAAACCGATACCACTTAAATATAGTAAGTATTTATTATGCAAATACGATCTTATTTCTTAATAATAGCGATAGCATTCAAAACACAAGCGAAGTTGAATCAAATcgctttattttattttgtttctgttgtaattttttcttataaaaaggaaaaactaaaCACTTTTCTtgtaattactatatatattatacttcaACCGCTAATCACACTCTATACTAAagatatataagtaaaatcATTACGCTCTTAGTTTAGATGACTGCCTCTTAGATCCATATGGCTCCAGCTCTTCTGAGTAACGAACCTAGCTGGTTCCTGACTTGAAGAGACATAAGCTGACTTGCACCGCCTGTGAGCTGTTGCCCTATAAAGACAGCTGGCACGGTCGGTTTGCATCCAAGCTCGACCAGTGCTCGTTCGATCTCCGGTCCATTAGACATCTCATCTAGTTCGTATACCGTTGGATTCGCACCGTATCCAGATATTAGCGACTTGATCGTGTGGCTCATGCAGCATGAACTTTTGCTGAATATCACCACTGGCTTGTCTTCTAGCAAATTTGATATCTTCTCCATTGATACTATATGATTGTTTATGTGCGTGTAAGTGTGGTACAAGGAAGGTCACTGGTTTAAGTCTGGTACAAGGAAGGTCACtggtatatatatagatgatcTGTATTACGAGAATTTACGGGGAAGCCCTTTTCTTTTAGTTGATATGTTCGTTGAACCCTATATTGTTTTCAACTAATGCTTTATACTTCTGATTTTGTTCAGATTGATACCTAATCTAACCTCCTTATACATCAACACACACGTATCCATCCATATGATATGAGATCAAATTCAAATTACCATTTCTCTATAGTAAATAAAGAATCAGATGGAAGCCAGATATGGTTCTATGTCAATTCTTAATTGGTTATTATATATGGAGATGGTTTCAATCTTCTTACAAAGATATATTTCTGAAAGATTTAAAGCACATTCATTTTATATGTGATTGACTTACATCATTCAAAGGTTTATCTTCGGCTGATACAATTTGATTTGGTTTCTCTTAACTATCACACTATAACACATGGCGGTGTATAATGACATTAATGAAAGTTAGGGTTTTTAAGAAACTTTCCGATTTCTTGGGCTATaatgcaaaatatatattattgaaatGACAGAACGATGGAAAAAGTTGAAGAACATTGGAGAGCTATCAGAAAGAACCACAATCAACAAATATTCTATCTCGTTTTCGATTTTcaagaaatttataataattattacaaGAAAGAATCTCAATACATGGTAAATGGAATTATACTAGAGCAAGACCACGAAAGAGCCAGTGTCGTTTACGCCGTACATGATGGAGAAGATCACGAGAGGAAGATGCTACCTATGTACGTTCGGTTTATTCGATCGAACAAGAAAGGAGACGTAATCAATAATATAACAATATATGATTACTAAATACTCATCGGCGTTTTTGTCCTAGCTCTCCTCCTCCTAAGCTTGAGTActaaatacattatttatacGGTATTATGTCTTAAGATTAAGTTAACGTTGAAGTCGGACACTCATAGaattaatcaattatttttcCTTCATTGCACGTGCTTTCATTTAGTTTTGTGTAATTATTTCACAGTTTCACCGTTCCACTATATGAATCACAAGATCCACGACttattttgttttgagtatTATTAAAGGAAAATGATTCATATGCTTGCTTCAAGttgatgtatttaaatattctaTCTTTGATCATATCTCCATATGAACTCTGCCCTAATAAGGGTTTGGTTCATCACTACGTATCTGTACTTCAAATTAATTATTAGACTTTGTACGATCATCTATCAAGGACTTAAAATTGCTTAGTGAAAACGAccttaaaaaaatgaaatgaaaaacgATCTAATCGAGATTAATTTTTTTCCTCGACCAGTAATCAAACATCTTTGTTTTCATTCATTAACCGCAATATGCTGAAAGAGAAACTGAAAATAGTCAGCCCTAACAGATAGACTATCTTACTAACAAAGATAGAACACGTATATTACTAAGAACAAATTCGATATGAAGAAGAGATTAGACATGGACCCCAACTTGCTTTTCATTTTCTCATAGATTTTCTGAAATGTAagtctattttaatttattccaaTACTAAAATATGTGTGAAATAATATCCAAGGAAATTATGCGTATATGCGGAAAAATGAAAAAGCAATTTGTAAGCTGTTTAATATTCCACAAATGCAAGAACAAGATAAGCCACGTATCTCTCAGCTATTGCAAGAGATTACACGTTTATTCTTATTTGAACTTGATGCTTTTGCATgcatgtaaaaaaaaacttatttgctCTTGTTCACAATCGTATATATATTTCAAGATCCTTGTGGTAGATAAAAGAATTGGCTCCATGGAAATCCGAAGGGCCATTTGTTCATATGGGAGGGTCACAAATAAATGTTGATTCAGCCAATTATGTTTCATTGGGGAGAAACGAGTTTCATGGTTGAATCTCATTCTAGattcttgatatatatatacatttatgtATAAATTACTATAGTATATATTAGTTTGTGGGAAgctataaatttaatatagatACGCAATGACCTGAAGGCAAACAAAAATTAAGTTAgtaatatttcttaaaattcATTGCAGAATGAAACATTATACAACAAATGATGcagttttctataaatttttttcttctaaaaatattattgtcaTACCACACCCCAGACccttctttttcaaaaaaaaaactaaaagttattATCATTTTAGCTTGCAGAGATATATAATTCACTTTACATTTTCACTGGTTACTAAATTCACTTTTCAAAATCTCCACACGTAATTTATACCATAGGTCGAGTTATGTTGCGGGTTAGCCAATGATGTTGACATCAAATGCACATCTAACTGTTGAGTGATAGATTATACAAGTTATAAGTTGCCTTTTGTTGCGTTCATGATTTTGACGGATGTATGATACTGAAGTGTCAGTCATGTAAGCACCTGACCATATATTTACtgtatttataattattattgtgtatattttatatttatatgtattcaTGTGTCCATCTATAATAATTTTCTAGAGCATTTGGAAGTAATGATAAATACCAATTAGCTAAGAACTTTTACAACAACTAATGCAgtattctataaattttttctttttaaaatactattatcATACCACACcggttttcttcttttttcataaGAGAAAAAGAAGCAATTATCATTTTAGCTTGtagagttatatatatataattcactTTACATTTTCATTGGTTTATTAAATTCACTTTTCAAAATTTCCTAACGTAATTTATACCATAGGCCAAGTTATACTGCGGGTTAGCCAATGATGTTGACTTCTAATGCACATCTAATGCACATCTAGGTTTTGAGTGATATATTCTACAAGTTATAAGTTGTCTTTTATTGCGTATTCGAACATACGCTAACCGCTTTTCAACTTCTTGACGGTTGGGTCGGATTGACATGTCAAGTATCATCGCATCATCTCAATAACACATATCTCATATCATATCATCTAATCATTTCAATAACACATCATCTCAACAACAAAGATCTCATATCACACAGATCTATACACATATCGGTATACTCATATCACAATCTAATACATATAACATATCAAAGGTACATGTAGAGGAGGCGGTTTCATCTAATAAGCTCAATAACATAGATCTCATATCACAAGA
The Raphanus sativus cultivar WK10039 chromosome 1, ASM80110v3, whole genome shotgun sequence DNA segment above includes these coding regions:
- the LOC108856088 gene encoding monothiol glutaredoxin-S1; amino-acid sequence: MEKISNLLEDKPVVIFSKSSCCMSHTIKSLISGYGANPTVYELDEMSNGPEIERALVELGCKPTVPAVFIGQQLTGGASQLMSLQVRNQLGSLLRRAGAIWI